The stretch of DNA TCCATATAAGCAGCCATGCCTTTAATGCCATAGGTGAGCAGCTCGCGCAGGGAGCGAACGTCCTCGTGCTCGGTTGCAAGCACGCCGACAGCAGCTGCCTTGGCTTCCAGCTCTTCGTCCGTACCCGGCGTCCAGAGCGCAGCATCATGGCCCCCGAGCGGAACGGCCGCAAGCGAGCCATCCAGCCGTTTTTTCCAGCCATCACGAATTACAATCCCTTCTCTGACTCTGGCAATAAATCCATCACGGTCAAAATTGGCGTTGGTGATGGTGGCGAACAGGCTCTTAATAATGAACTGCTCCGATGCACTGTCGGTCAGTCCGAGCTCACGGCCCTTTACCGCATAAATGGAAATGCCCTTCACCGTATACAGCAGAAGATCCTGCAGATTGGCGACATCACTAGTCTTGCCGCAGACCCCTTGAATCGTACAACCCGTTCCTTTGGCCGCCTCCTGGCACTGAAAACAAAACATACTGCTCATTGAATAATCGCTCCTTTTATTCATTTTCATCCGTCTGCCATCTGTGACTTTACTTGTTACTACCGATTGTAGTAGACTGACGTCGAACAATCGGTAACGGATGTTACCGTTTATCTAAAATTATTTTAAAAATTGGAGGAATTCCATGAAACCGGAGCCTATCGTGCTGCAGGCCTGTCTTTTTTTCCGAGGGAAGAGTATAGAGGAGCTTGACGCCATGCTGGAGACGATGCGCTATACTGTCCGGGACTGCAGCAAGTCGGAGATGATTATCAGCGAAGGCGAAACCGCTGACCGGCTGGGGATTGTGCTCTCCGGAGTGGTGGAAGTTCACAAAATTCATCCCGGCGGAGGCGGCATAACCATCGCCAGGCTGGGAAAGGGGCAGACCTTCGGGGAAGCGGTGCTGTTCCGGCGGGAGAATGTATACCCGGCCACCATTATTTCTGCGGGGCGCAGCACCGTGATGTTCATCGGCAAGCAGGAGCTGCTGCGTCTGTTCGCGGCCGACACCGACATGCTGTCCCGCTATATGGAGAATCTGTCTGAGCGCCTCGTCATGGTCAACCGCAAAATTGAAATCCTCTCGGCCGGTTCGCTGCGCCGCCGGGTTGTACATGATTTGCTTCGGCAAGCGGACCGGCAGGGTACGAACCACATCCGGCTGCCCTTCAGCCGTAAGGAATGGGCCGAGCATCTGAATGCCGCGCGTCCTTCCCTGTCCCGGGAGATGGGGCTGCTGCGTGACAACGGCTGGATTTCGTTCAAAGGAAATACGGTCACACTGCTGGACCGGAAGAAACTGGAGGAGTTCATGACGTAAAAAGAACCTCCTTCTCCATTTTACTTGTGGAAATGAGGTTCCTTTGTATGCGTTGGGCTTATTCTGCGAAATTTCTAAGATAAGCCCTTTTCTTCCGGCTTCAGTATCCCGTCTGCGATTAACGCCTGTTCAAACAGCTGAACCAATCCGCCATCATAGTGGATTCCCGACAACCGCTTAAGCTCGTCCATAGCAATCTCCGGGGGAAGCCCTTTGCGGTAAGGCCGGTCGGAGGTCATGGCATCAAAGGTATCGGCAATACCGATAATCTTGGCCTCTAGCAGGATTTCTTCTTCCTTAATCCCGTAGGGATAGCCGGAACCGTCCAACCGCTCGTGATGCTGCAGGATGATTAGGCAGATATTGTTGTAATATAAATCCTTAACCATGACGTAGCCGTCATAACAATGCCGTTTCACAATCTCGAATTCCTCTTCCGTCAAGCGCCCCGTCTTATTCAGAATTTCTTCCGGAGTATGGATCTTGCCGATATCGTGAAATGCAGCCGCAAAATATAAATCTTCCAGGTTGTCCTTTGGTATTTTAATCATCCTGGCAATCATCAAACAGTATTTCTGCACTCTGCCGCTGTGCTTGAACGTATAATTATCCTTTTCTTCTACTCGTTTAATTATATTCTCCAGTTTCCTGATCCGATGGCTGATGAGATGAAACGCCGGCTTGGTTGTGTGCCACAACAGCTTCAACTCGGTAAGGGTACTGAAATACACGGCCTCCTGCAGATAATGGGTGTAAAAATAATCGCCTTGACCGAGGACGATATTCTCATTGTCGCCCTTGTAGCTGCACTGGCCTTCCAGTATGTAAAAGAACTCCATGGTATCCGCTTCTTCACCGGGATAAACATAGAATAGTTTGTCTTGCTGAATAGTCTGCAAAATTACTTCCGAGCCATCACCCTTAGCCAATAGGAAATAGTTAGAGGATCCTTCATGTTCTTGTGCGATGCTGTGTCCTTCACTTCCCAAGTTCAGGCCCTTCATAATTTTTCAGTCCTCCCTTATAACGATACGACGATAGGATCAATCCAAACCTCGCGGTCGGCGATCTTCACCAGCTTCCAGGAACGCTCGGCAACAACTCCCAATTGGGCGGCCTCAGCGATGGCTGCGTCTGCAATTTCCAAGGTGTCGTTATACAAATCCGTAATCAGCTTGTCGAGCTCATTGGTATAGATTTTAGTACGTGCGGCAATCAACTCGTCATTATAAGAAACCTTGGCGTTCAGCTCATTCAACTTCGCCTCAACTGCTGCTGAGTCTCTACTTCCCGGGGTAAATAATTGATTGATAAGCTCATCGGAAGCGGCCTGTATTTCCGCAACCTCGGCGGCTGCTTCGGCGTCCTCCTGATCCAGCTTGGCGTTCAGTTTCGCTGCGGCCTTGCCCTGCTCGATCCGTTTAATATCCTGTAAATAATCTTCTTGAAGCTGATCTGCCTCTGCGACTGCTTGTTCAATCTTGTTGTCGATTTCTTTATTGGCTTTGTCGATAATTTTTAGTGCTTTTTGCTGATCCTTGGTGAGGTTGTCCGCCACCGGCGAGGCAAAAACCGCACCGCTGAACAGAAACAGCGCCAGCATGAGGAGCGATCCGGTGGTCAGTAGCTTTTTGAGCATGTTTACTTTCCTCTCTGAATTGGATTCGATTTCATTTTCATTATAGTATCGATTATAGCCGTTTACCAGTTTAATCCGATGTGCAAAATGTACGAAATTTCCTTCAATTATTTGGATTTTCTCTTGGGCTCTTCGGCATCCAATTCCCCTTGGTTATATTCCCGAATCCAGGACTGCACCTGACTCTCGGGAATCGGCCGGCTGATATAGTAGCCCTGGACCTTGTCACAACTCATTTGCTTTAAGAAATCCAGCTGTTCCTCCGTTTCGACTCCCTCCGCAGTAACGCTTAGACCCATATCATGGCCGATAGCGACTATGGAGCCTGCCAGCGGCATACTGCTGTTCTCCTCAAAAATGCTGTCGATAAATGACTTGTCGATTTTGAGCGTTGTAATTGGCAACTGCTTCAAATAACTGAGGGAAGAATAGCCTGTCCCGAAATCGTCAAGGGCAATCCCGATGCCCCATTTCTTCAAAAACTCCAGCTTCGCGCTTATTTCCTCAAAAGATTCCATAAAAATGGACTCTGTGATCTCCAGTTCCAAATACCGGGGGTCAAGCCCAGTTTCACGCAATATTTTCAGCACGGTATCTGTGAAATCCTCGAGCAGCAATTGGATCACTGAAATATTGACTGATATATGATAAGGGCCCCGGCCCTGACGGTGGAGTCCTGCAAGAAAAAGGCAGGCTCTCCGCAGAACCCATTCCCCGATCGGCACAATCAGGCGGCAGTCCTCGGCAATCCGAATAAAGGACAGGGGTGAGACAAATCCCAGAACCGGGCTGTTCCACCGTATTAACCCCTCGAACCCCCAGAGATCTCCCGTCTGCAGATTCACCTTGGGCTGGTAATGCAGGGAAAGCTCGTTGTTATCGATTGCTCCCCTCAAATGCTTCTCAATGATCATCCGTTCGTCAAAATGCTGCTGCATATTCTGTCCATACAAGACGTACGTTCCTCTGCCCGCCTGTTTGGCCCTGTACATGGCAATATCAGCGTTCTTGAGCAGTTCCTCGGCGTTCCTGCCGTCCCGCGGATACTGGGCGATGCCGACGCTGATGGAGACATGCACGGTGCTGTCGCCGAGCTGGAACGGCTCTTTGAAGCTCTGAATCAGCGCCTCAGCGTAGAAAACAGTCTGCTCCGGCCGCTCCGTACTTTTAAGCAGGATAACGAATTCGTCTCCGCCGAACCGGTAATGCCTGCTCTGGCCCTCGGCCATCCCCAGCAGCCTCTCTCCGGCAAGCATAAGCAATCGGTCACCAAGGGTATGACCCATCGTATCGTTAATATATTTGAAATTGTCGATGTCCAAAAAATACAGCGCGGCCTGGCCGCCCTCATTCTCTTCGATATACTCCTTCAGTTCCTCTGTTAGGGACAAGCGGTTCGGCAGCCCGCTGAGCTCGTCGTTATAAGCGAGAAGCCGGTGCTTCTCCTCGCTGGCCTGAAGCAGCGTCTGGTTCTCGACCACTTTGTTGTACTGCTCCAACAGTTCATCCTGCAGGGCGGTCAATTCCTCATAGGTCGACTCCAGCTCCTGATAGCTCATCTGAAGCTTGCTCTCGTATCCTTTGAGGTCCGTAACATCCGTCATCGAGCCGGCAAACCGGACGTATCCGCCCTGCTCGTTCCGCAGCACCTTGCCTCTGGCCTGAAACCACTTATATTCCCCCGATTTGGTGCGTATGCGGTATTCGCTGTAATAGTATGCAGACTGTCCGGACAGGTGCTCTCTCCGCTGCCGGTCCTCCTGTTCGAGATCATCGGGATGAATAATCCCTTTCCAGCCGACATAGAACTCGTCAAGCTCCCCGATTTCATAGCCCAGAAGCTCGTACCATCTGTCCGAGAAGTAATAGATCCTCGTCGTCATGTCGAGATCCCAAATTACCGCATCGGCGCCATACGCTGCCAGACTGAATCTCTCGTTGCTCTCCACCAGCTGTTTCCGGATTCTTCTAACCACCGAGACGTGGAACAGCAGCACGGCGATAAATACAATCAGCACGGAGAACACCGCGATAAGGATAAGCACCAGGCTTCTATACGTCTCGTAAAAAGAAAACGGCTTGTTGATCACCTCGCTGCCCGGAGGGAGGTCCTTTACTTTAATATGGAAGTGCTCCAATTGGTTGTAGTCAAACGCATTGCGGCTCGTGCCGGCGTAAGAGACGGGAATGCTGTCCGGACTTTCTCCGTGAAGGACGCGCAGCGCCACATTCGCGGCTTTTTCCCCCAGGAGCTTCCCGCTGAGCAGGTTACCGCCGAATGCGCCGTGATTGAGTCCGTATTCATACATATAGTAAAGAGGGACCGTGCTGACGGCCGCAATTTCGCTCGAAAACCGGTCAAGCTCGGTAACTTTGCCGGTAACATCGCTATAAAAGGTTGTCGCCAGCAGGATGCTGTTGGAAGAAAGCGACGATACCGTCCGCTCGATTTCTTCTTCTGACATTTGGTTCATGCTGTGGAGCTTCAGGCCGAGGTTCATCGAATTCAGTTTCTTTATAACTAATTGGGCCGTAGACAAGCCGCTCTCCGAGTTATCGTACACCAGATAGACATTTCGGATGGAGGGATTAATGTAAAGCGCCATTTTTATCGTTTCGGAAGGGTCGATATTCTCGATGACGCCAGTGATGTTCTTCTGGTCCTTGATTTGATCGTAGCCGATCTCATTTATACCGCTGAAAATAATGGGCGCGTCGCTCAACAGTTCTTTTCGGTTCTTGGCTGCAAAATCGAACGCGCGGTCGTCCGTCGTTATAATAGCGTCGATATGTAATTTTGCGTATTTGCCTTTGATCAATTCGTAAAAGCGCAGCAGATTTTCCTGATTGGGATACCTCTTCCAGTCCAGATATTCCGTATAAATGACGGGAGGCACCTTCGAGTTCTTCAATCGCTCTTCAATGCCGTTGTTCTGGTCGTCCGTCCAAGAGAATCCTTTATGATAGGAATGCAGGATCAGTACATTCTGCTGGGGAGTATTAGCTTCATCGGCCTTGACATCTGCAGGCCGGCAGATTGACGCGAAGAGCAGAAGCAGCCATAGTACGCTCCACATTCGCCTTTTTTTGGAATAAGCCATCCTTGTTCCCATATGCATAACTCACTCCTCAATGCCCATCATCATGCTCGCAGCAGCAAACGGGAAATTTCGACATTATATTAATTCGCGGCCGAATTGACACCTCCTTCTATATGTCGGAAGAAAGTTGGAAATTTTAAATGGCCGTCTTTATTTTTTGTGAAGTTTCATATGCTAACCGGTTGACACAAAATGTAACCGCTCTTATACTGAATATATCTTCTAGTCCCTTACTTGTTAATTAACCATTTCAAGCAGAACAGGAGCCGATAAAATTGACCATTAAAAATGAGATTATGCTGATTACGTACGCCGACAGCCTTGGCAAAAATCTGAAGGAGACCGCCGAATTGCTTTCCGCTCATTTCAAAGATATTGTTGGAGGCGTTCACATTCTGCCCTTTTATCCTTCCTCCGCCGACCGCGGATTCGCTCCGCTTACCTACGAGGAAGTCGATCCTGAGTTTGGAACCTGGAATGACGTCGCCAAGATTGCAAACGATTTCTATTTGATGTACGATTTCATGATTAACCATATTTCCCGCAGCTCGGCTTATTTCAAGGATTTTCAGCAGAACAAGGATACTTCCCCTTATCGCGATCTGTTCATCCGGTACAAGGACTTCTGGCCGGGCGGCGAGCCGACACAAGAAGACGTTGACGCCATTTACAAACGTAAGCCGCGGGCGCCGTACATTGATGTAACCTTTGCCGATGGAACAAGTGAGAAAATTTGGTGCACCTTCGACGAGGAGCAAATCGACCTTAATCTGTATACGGAAACAACGAAAAAGTTCGTGAAGGAACAGCTTCAGGGACTGGCCGAACGGGGCGCCTCGATCATCCGCCTGGACGCCTTTGCATACGCTACCAAAAAGCCGGGCACAAGCTGCTTCTTTATCGAACCGGACACCTGGGAAATGCTTGATGAGGTCAAGGCCATTCTGGAGCCGTACGGAACGGAGCTGCTTCCGGAAATACATGAGCATTACAGCATCCAGCTGAAGCTTGCGGACAAGGGGTATTGGGTATACGACTTCGCGCTGCCGATGCTTGTGCTGCATGCGCTGTACAGCGGGAAGTCGGAACGGCTGAATCACTGGCTGAACATCTGCCCGCGCAAGCAGTTCACCACGCTGGATACGCATGACGGCATTGGCGTTGTCGACGCCGCCGACTTGATGACCCCCGAGGAAATCGAGGAAACGAAGAACAACCTGTTCTCCCAGGGCGCCAATGTGAAGCGGGTCTACAATACGATGGCTTACAACAACCTGGATATCTACCAGCTCAACTGCACCTACTATTCGGCCCTGGGCGACGATGACGACGCCTATGTGCTGGCCCGCGCCATCCAGTTCTTTGCTCCCGGCATACCGCAGGTCTATTATGTCGGACTGCTGGCCGGTAAGAACGATATCGAGCTGCTGGAGCAAACAAAAGTCGGTCGCAACATCAACCGGCATTATTATACAAAGGAAGAAGTCGTAGAGAATCTGGATCGTCCCGTACTGAAGCGGCTGTTCGAGCTGATGAAATTCCGTAACAGCTACGGCGCTTTTGACGGTAATTTGACTGTGGTAGACAACGGCGGCGCCTCCAAATTAGAATTAATATGGACGAATGGACCGCTCCGTGCCACACTGTCCGCCGATCTTGCAACACGGGTGTTCACGGTGCATTACACGGATGAACACTCCGGCGAAGAGACGCTGCTGGCTGGAGTGTGATATAATCCCAATATTTATAAACATGCCCCTGCGGGACGCGCTTCACTGCCTGCGGCGGTAAATCGCGCTCCCTCTTCAGGAGCCCGGGACAGGAGCGATTGCATGCCCACCATTAAAGACGTCGCTTTAAAGGCCGGGGTCTCGGTTACCACCGTATCCCGTGTGCTGAATAACAGGGGATACTTGAGCGAAGAGTTAAAGAAAAAAGTATACAGTGCCATGGAGCAGCTCAACTACCGGCCCAATGAGCTGGCCCGCTCGCTCAGCCGCTCCAAGTCGAATATTATCGGACTGATTGTTCCGCATGCGGCTCATCCCTTCTTCGGAGAATTAATCAGCCATATCGAGGAGCACGCCTATCTGCACGGGTACAGGCTGCTGCTGTGCAACTCCCATCTGAACAGACAGAAGGAAGCGGAATACATCGATATGCTTCGCTCCAGCCGTGTCGACGGCATCATTCTGGGCAGCCACACGCTGGAGGTGGAGGACTATCGCCAGATTCACCTGCCCGTGGTTACGTTCGACCGGCGGATCAGCGCCGAGGTTCCTTATATTTGCTCCGATAACTACAAGGGCGGGGAACTGGCAACGAACCTGCTGGCCGACAAGGGCTGCCGCAAAATCGCCCATATCAGCGGCCATCCCCATCCGGACCTGCTCGCGCTTAAGCGGCTTGACGCCTTCAAGGAGATCGCCGCGCAGCGCGGGCTGCAGCATATAGAGATG from Paenibacillus sophorae encodes:
- a CDS encoding ABC transporter substrate binding protein, translating into MGTRMAYSKKRRMWSVLWLLLLFASICRPADVKADEANTPQQNVLILHSYHKGFSWTDDQNNGIEERLKNSKVPPVIYTEYLDWKRYPNQENLLRFYELIKGKYAKLHIDAIITTDDRAFDFAAKNRKELLSDAPIIFSGINEIGYDQIKDQKNITGVIENIDPSETIKMALYINPSIRNVYLVYDNSESGLSTAQLVIKKLNSMNLGLKLHSMNQMSEEEIERTVSSLSSNSILLATTFYSDVTGKVTELDRFSSEIAAVSTVPLYYMYEYGLNHGAFGGNLLSGKLLGEKAANVALRVLHGESPDSIPVSYAGTSRNAFDYNQLEHFHIKVKDLPPGSEVINKPFSFYETYRSLVLILIAVFSVLIVFIAVLLFHVSVVRRIRKQLVESNERFSLAAYGADAVIWDLDMTTRIYYFSDRWYELLGYEIGELDEFYVGWKGIIHPDDLEQEDRQRREHLSGQSAYYYSEYRIRTKSGEYKWFQARGKVLRNEQGGYVRFAGSMTDVTDLKGYESKLQMSYQELESTYEELTALQDELLEQYNKVVENQTLLQASEEKHRLLAYNDELSGLPNRLSLTEELKEYIEENEGGQAALYFLDIDNFKYINDTMGHTLGDRLLMLAGERLLGMAEGQSRHYRFGGDEFVILLKSTERPEQTVFYAEALIQSFKEPFQLGDSTVHVSISVGIAQYPRDGRNAEELLKNADIAMYRAKQAGRGTYVLYGQNMQQHFDERMIIEKHLRGAIDNNELSLHYQPKVNLQTGDLWGFEGLIRWNSPVLGFVSPLSFIRIAEDCRLIVPIGEWVLRRACLFLAGLHRQGRGPYHISVNISVIQLLLEDFTDTVLKILRETGLDPRYLELEITESIFMESFEEISAKLEFLKKWGIGIALDDFGTGYSSLSYLKQLPITTLKIDKSFIDSIFEENSSMPLAGSIVAIGHDMGLSVTAEGVETEEQLDFLKQMSCDKVQGYYISRPIPESQVQSWIREYNQGELDAEEPKRKSK
- a CDS encoding HD domain-containing phosphohydrolase; protein product: MKGLNLGSEGHSIAQEHEGSSNYFLLAKGDGSEVILQTIQQDKLFYVYPGEEADTMEFFYILEGQCSYKGDNENIVLGQGDYFYTHYLQEAVYFSTLTELKLLWHTTKPAFHLISHRIRKLENIIKRVEEKDNYTFKHSGRVQKYCLMIARMIKIPKDNLEDLYFAAAFHDIGKIHTPEEILNKTGRLTEEEFEIVKRHCYDGYVMVKDLYYNNICLIILQHHERLDGSGYPYGIKEEEILLEAKIIGIADTFDAMTSDRPYRKGLPPEIAMDELKRLSGIHYDGGLVQLFEQALIADGILKPEEKGLS
- a CDS encoding LacI family DNA-binding transcriptional regulator, coding for MPTIKDVALKAGVSVTTVSRVLNNRGYLSEELKKKVYSAMEQLNYRPNELARSLSRSKSNIIGLIVPHAAHPFFGELISHIEEHAYLHGYRLLLCNSHLNRQKEAEYIDMLRSSRVDGIILGSHTLEVEDYRQIHLPVVTFDRRISAEVPYICSDNYKGGELATNLLADKGCRKIAHISGHPHPDLLALKRLDAFKEIAAQRGLQHIEMHTDLHGFHFTEYERLTERLLAEHPDVDGIFASSDIIAAYALKVCQVRGRRVPQDIKIVGYDGISLRGVFSPDLTTVSQPIAEMGQKAVDLIMAQVQGDTVPVENIFPVQLIQGGTT
- a CDS encoding Crp/Fnr family transcriptional regulator; translation: MKPEPIVLQACLFFRGKSIEELDAMLETMRYTVRDCSKSEMIISEGETADRLGIVLSGVVEVHKIHPGGGGITIARLGKGQTFGEAVLFRRENVYPATIISAGRSTVMFIGKQELLRLFAADTDMLSRYMENLSERLVMVNRKIEILSAGSLRRRVVHDLLRQADRQGTNHIRLPFSRKEWAEHLNAARPSLSREMGLLRDNGWISFKGNTVTLLDRKKLEEFMT
- the gtfA gene encoding sucrose phosphorylase encodes the protein MTIKNEIMLITYADSLGKNLKETAELLSAHFKDIVGGVHILPFYPSSADRGFAPLTYEEVDPEFGTWNDVAKIANDFYLMYDFMINHISRSSAYFKDFQQNKDTSPYRDLFIRYKDFWPGGEPTQEDVDAIYKRKPRAPYIDVTFADGTSEKIWCTFDEEQIDLNLYTETTKKFVKEQLQGLAERGASIIRLDAFAYATKKPGTSCFFIEPDTWEMLDEVKAILEPYGTELLPEIHEHYSIQLKLADKGYWVYDFALPMLVLHALYSGKSERLNHWLNICPRKQFTTLDTHDGIGVVDAADLMTPEEIEETKNNLFSQGANVKRVYNTMAYNNLDIYQLNCTYYSALGDDDDAYVLARAIQFFAPGIPQVYYVGLLAGKNDIELLEQTKVGRNINRHYYTKEEVVENLDRPVLKRLFELMKFRNSYGAFDGNLTVVDNGGASKLELIWTNGPLRATLSADLATRVFTVHYTDEHSGEETLLAGV